The following are from one region of the Vitis riparia cultivar Riparia Gloire de Montpellier isolate 1030 chromosome 9, EGFV_Vit.rip_1.0, whole genome shotgun sequence genome:
- the LOC117921688 gene encoding receptor-like protein EIX1, with product MERTSIMGFILPILYLMTIQLACNGDTHFDSLQSDREALIDFKQGLEDPNNRLSSWNGSNYCHWEGITCENDTGVVISIDLHNPYSPEDDYENWSSMSLGGEIRPSLVKLKFLKYLDLSFNSFEDILIPPFFGSLKNLQYLNLSNAGFSGAISSNLGNLSNLQHLDISSNDLFVDNIEWMVGLVSLKHLDMNFVNLSLVGPQWVEVLNKHPVLTELHLTNCSLFGSIPMPSFLNFTSLAIITLSDNNFNSKFPEWLVNVSSLVSIDISYNTLHGRLPLGLGELPNLKYLDLSGNNDLRGSIFQLLKKSWKKIEVLNFGANNFHGSIPSSIGKFCHLRYLDLSSNHLDGNLPEAIKGLENCSSRSPLPDLMELRLNDNQLTGKLPNWLGGLKNLVRLDLSNNKLEGPIPSSLGTLQHLEYMMLGGNQLNGSLPYSIGQLSQLHNLNVSSNHLTGTLSEQHFSKLRKLEDLNLNFNSFRLNVSSDWVPPFQANSIAMASCHVGPSFPAWIQSQKNLWIFDFANASISSYIPDWFWDISFDLLDLTLSHNQLQGRLPEILTFSGILYVNFSFNLLEGPIPLSAFGVGILDLSHNNFSGHIPLSQGESMSSLTSLTLSNNQITGPIPSNIGESMPNLYFISLSGNQITGTIPDSIRLLNGLQVIDFSRNNLTGSIPSTMTNCTDLNVLDLGNNRLSGTIPKNFHRLWRLKSLHLNHNKFSGEFPSSLKNLSRLVTLDLSYNNFSGKIPKWIGTGAAFMNLSILSLRSNAFTGGLPVQLANLSSLHVLDLAGNRLTGIIPPALGDLKAMAQEQNINREMLYRASAAYYYQERFDVSSKSQILQYTTTLSLVVSIDLSNNKFSGEFPKEMTNLHGLVILNLSRNCITGSIPENISRLRQLSSLDLSNNRLSGVLPQSMSLLTFLGYLNLSNNNFSGMIPFIGQMTTFNASIFYGNPGLCGAPLVRKCEDNPEGQSANDDKDEDHNGFIDEWFYLSVGLGFAVGILGPFFVLVLKRSWSEAYFSFVDEIVYNLGLERRRSWRRRRRRRTHG from the exons ATGGAGAGAACTTCGATTATGGGTTTCATTTTACCCATTCTCTATTTAATGACAATACAACTTGCTTGCAATGGTGATACTCATTTTGATAGTTTACAATCCGATCGAGAAGCTCTTATTGATTTCAAACAAGGTCTCGAAGATCCCAACAATCGACTTTCATCATGGAATGGAAGTAATTATTGCCATTGGGAAGGAATTACTTGTGAAAATGACACGGGAGTTGTCATTTCAATTGATCTTCATAACCCTTATTCTCCTGAGGATGACTACGAGAATTGGAGCTCTATGAGCTTGGGTGGAGAAATTAGACCATCATTGGTAAAACTCAAGTTTTTGAAATATCTAGATTTGAGTTTTAACTCATTTGAAGACATCCTAATTCCTCCATTCTTTGGGTCATTGAAAAATTTACAATATCTAAATTTATCGAATGCTGGGTTTAGTGGtgcaatttcttcaaatttaggAAATCTTTCCAATTTGCAGCATCTTGATATTTCTTCTaatgatttatttgttgataaCATTGAATGGATGGTTGGTCTTGTTTCTTTGAAACATCTTGACATGAATTTTGTTAACCTTTCATTGGTAGGACCTCAGTGGGTGGAGGTATTAAACAAACATCCAGTTTTAACTGAGTTGCATCTAACTAATTGTAGCCTCTTTGGCTCAATTCCAATGCCAAGCTTTCTTAATTTTACCTCACTTGCTATTATAACTCTCAGTGACAAcaatttcaattccaagtttcctGAATGGCTTGTAAATGTTAGTAGTCTTGTATCCATTGATATAAGCTATAATACATTACATGGAAGGCTTCCACTTGGTCTTGGTGAACTACccaatttgaaatatttggatTTATCTGGGAACAACGATCTTAGAGGCAGTATCTTTCAACTATTGAAGAAGAGTTGGAAAAAGATAGAAGTTCTCAATTTCGGTGCAAATAACTTTCATG GTTCAATTCCAAGCTCCATTGGAAAGTTTTGCCACTTGAGATATTTGGATTTGAGTTCCAACCACTTGGATGGAAATTTACCAGAGGCCATCAAAGGACTTGAAAACTGCAGTTCTAGAAGCCCTTTGCCTGATCTGATGGAGTTACGCTTGAATGACAATCAGTTGACGGGAAAATTGCCAAACTGGTTGGGTGGGCTTAAAAATCTTGTGAGACTCGATTTATCCAACAACAAACTTGAAGGTCCCATCCCTTCTTCTTTAGGGACACTGCAACATCTGGAGTATATGATGCTTGGAGGGAATCAGCTTAATGGAAGTCTCCCATACAGTATTGGACAGCTTTCTCAATTGCATAACTTGAATGTTTCTTCCAATCATTTGACTGGAACTCTCTCTGAACAACATTTCTCAAAGCTGAGGAAGTTGGAGGATCTGAACTTGAACTTCAATTCTTTCCGTTTGAATGTCAGTTCCGATTGGGTTCCTCCTTTCCAGGCGAATTCTATTGCCATGGCTTCATGCCATGTAGGCCCTTCATTTCCAGCTTGGATTCAGTCTCAAAAGAACCTCTGGATATTTGATTTCGCCAATGCTAGCATTTCAAGTTATATTCCAGACTGGTTCTGGGATATTTCTTTTGATCTGCTGGACTTGACTCTCTCCCACAACCAATTGCAGGGTCGGTTACCAGAGATATTAACATTTTCTGGTATTCTATATGTTAATTTCAGCTTCAATCTCCTTGAAGGGCCTATTCCTCTTTCCGCTTTCGGGGTCGGTATACTTGATCTCTCCCATAATAATTTTTCTGGCCATATCCCATTGAGCCAAGGTGAATCCATGTCGTCCTTGACTTCCCTCACTCtttcaaacaatcaaataaCAGGCCCCATCCCATCCAACATTGGTGAATCCATGCCAAACTTGTATTTCATTTCGCTTTCGGGTAATCAAATAACAGGAACCATCCCAGATTCCATACGGCTACTGAATGGTCTTCAAGTGATTGATTTTTCAAGGAATAATTTGACTGGAAGCATTCCTTCTACCATGACTAATTGCACCGACCTGAATGTTTTGGACCTGGGAAATAACCGTTTGTCTGGGACGATACCAAAGAATTTTCATCGGTTATGGCGGCTCAAATCACTGCACCTGAACCACAACAAGTTTTCAGGAGAGTTTCCCTcgtctttaaaaaatttgtcaagATTGGTAACCCTTGATCTTAGCTATAACAACTTTTCTGGGAAAATTCCAAAATGGATTGGAACTGGAGCTGCGTTCATGAATCTGAGTATTCTAAGTTTGAGGTCCAATGCATTCACTGGAGGGCTTCCTGTTCAGCTTGCAAATTTAAGTTCATTACATGTCCTGGACCTTGCCGGAAACCGTCTGACTGGCATCATCCCACCTGCCTTGGGCGATCTCAAGGCCATGGCTCAAGAGCAAAACATCAACCGAGAGATGTTGTATAGGGCGTCTGCAGCCTACTACTACCAAGAAAGGTTTGATGTGAGTTCAAAAAGCCAGATTCTACAATATACCACGACTCTTTCTCTGGTTGTTAGTATAGATCTATCCAACAACAAATTTAGTGGAGAGTTTCCCAAGGAAATGACCAACTTACATGGTTTGGTGATTCTGAACTTGTCAAGAAACTGCATCACTGGCTCAATTCCAGAAAACATTTCAAGGTTACGTCAATTATCATCTCTGGATCTCTCAAATAATAGGCTTTCCGGTGTACTTCCTCAAAGCATGTCTTTGTTGACATTTTTGGGCTATTTGAACCTGTCCAACAACAATTTCTCAGGTATGATTCCTTTTATAGGACAGATGACAACTTTCAATGCCTCTATTTTTTATGGAAACCCAGGTCTTTGTGGAGCTCCGCTTGTTAGAAAATGTGAAGATAATCCCGAAGGACAAAGTGCTAATGATGATAAGGATGAGGATCACAATGGCTTCATTGATGAGTGGTTTTATTTGAGTGTTGGTTTGGGATTTGCAGTGGGTATTTTAGgccctttttttgttttggtattGAAGAGATCTTGGTCTGAGGCATACTTTAGTTTTGTGGATGAAATTGTATATAATCTGGGGttagaaagaagaagaagctggagaagaagaagaagaagaagaacccaTGGCTGA